Proteins co-encoded in one Capnocytophaga ochracea DSM 7271 genomic window:
- a CDS encoding GH92 family glycosyl hydrolase produces the protein MKIVIIKMKKILYFVFLCLIMACNKQANTSKEETKQDTTSAVPETSYTEYVNPLMGTDSKFSLSNGNTYPAIAVPWGMHFWTPQTGKIGDGWAYQYHADKLVGFKQTHQPSPWINDYGAFALMPVVGDLKIKEEERASWFSHKAETAQPHYYKVYLADYDTSVEITPTNRAAQFRITFPESDKAYLVLDAYFKGSMVQVLPKERKIIGYARNNSGGVPENFHNYFVLTFDKDFESVQTWSDGFKLTKNAESKGEHTGAVIGFRTKKGEQVTVRVASSFISPEQALLNLQTELGNDTFEQTKQKALTLWESELGKIQVEDENIDHLRTFYSCLYRTLLFPRTFYEYNKEGEMVHYSPYNGKVEKGYMFTDNGFWDTFRAVFPLFNLLYPEMNQQMMKGLVNAYKESGWLPEWASPGHRDCMIGSNSASIIADAYLKGNIDEADAEILLEAMLKNATQNDGRPVKSVGREGVNYYNSLGYVPYDVKINESVARTLEYAYADYCIARIAEKMGKAEVAKQYYEQSKRYKNVFDPETKWMRGKNKDGKFQSPFNPLKWGDAFTEGNSLHYTWSVFQDIEGLIQLMGGKEAFEKKIDEVFEMPPLFDDSYYGFTIHEIREMQLINMGNYAHGNQPIQHLIYLYNYAGKPQKAQAKLREVMEKLYTPTPDGYCGDEDNGQTSAWYVFSALGFYPVTPASDNYILGNPLFKTVSLQLPEGKKFLIKSVARNSDNNLVEYVQLNGKKIEGFEVPFGAFRENGTLTFFR, from the coding sequence ATGAAAATTGTAATTATTAAGATGAAAAAGATATTATACTTTGTGTTTTTGTGTTTGATAATGGCTTGTAATAAGCAGGCAAACACTTCAAAAGAAGAAACTAAACAGGATACTACTTCGGCAGTGCCCGAAACCTCTTACACTGAGTATGTAAACCCACTGATGGGTACGGACTCGAAGTTTAGTTTATCGAATGGGAATACTTATCCTGCTATTGCGGTGCCTTGGGGTATGCACTTCTGGACACCTCAAACGGGCAAAATCGGCGACGGCTGGGCATATCAATATCACGCTGATAAGCTCGTAGGCTTTAAGCAAACCCACCAACCGAGTCCGTGGATTAATGACTATGGGGCTTTTGCACTGATGCCGGTAGTGGGTGACTTGAAAATTAAAGAAGAAGAACGCGCTTCGTGGTTCTCTCATAAGGCAGAAACGGCTCAGCCTCACTACTACAAAGTGTATTTAGCCGATTATGACACATCGGTGGAAATTACGCCTACCAATAGAGCAGCGCAGTTCCGCATTACCTTCCCTGAGAGCGATAAGGCTTATTTGGTTTTAGATGCTTATTTTAAGGGCTCGATGGTGCAAGTGTTGCCCAAAGAACGCAAAATTATAGGCTATGCCCGCAACAACAGTGGGGGAGTACCTGAGAATTTTCACAATTACTTTGTGCTTACTTTCGACAAGGATTTTGAGAGTGTACAGACGTGGAGCGACGGCTTTAAGCTGACAAAAAATGCTGAAAGCAAGGGCGAACACACAGGGGCAGTGATAGGTTTCCGCACGAAAAAAGGTGAACAAGTAACCGTAAGAGTAGCTTCGTCGTTTATTTCGCCTGAGCAAGCCCTATTGAACTTGCAAACGGAACTGGGTAATGACACTTTTGAACAGACAAAACAAAAAGCACTTACCCTTTGGGAGAGTGAACTCGGCAAGATACAAGTGGAAGATGAAAATATAGACCATTTGCGCACTTTCTACTCCTGTTTGTACCGTACACTGCTCTTCCCACGCACTTTCTATGAATACAACAAAGAAGGTGAAATGGTGCATTACAGTCCGTATAACGGCAAGGTGGAAAAGGGGTATATGTTTACTGACAACGGTTTTTGGGACACTTTCCGGGCAGTATTTCCGCTTTTCAACCTGTTGTATCCTGAGATGAATCAACAGATGATGAAGGGATTGGTGAACGCTTATAAAGAATCGGGCTGGTTACCCGAATGGGCAAGTCCGGGTCATAGGGATTGTATGATAGGGTCGAACTCGGCTTCTATCATTGCTGATGCTTACCTGAAAGGTAATATAGACGAGGCTGATGCTGAAATTCTTTTAGAAGCGATGCTGAAGAACGCTACTCAAAACGATGGCAGACCAGTGAAATCGGTAGGGCGTGAGGGGGTGAATTACTACAATAGTTTGGGTTATGTGCCTTATGATGTGAAGATTAACGAGAGTGTAGCCCGCACATTGGAGTATGCTTACGCCGATTATTGCATTGCTCGTATAGCAGAAAAGATGGGTAAGGCGGAGGTTGCTAAACAGTATTACGAACAATCGAAACGCTACAAGAATGTGTTTGACCCCGAAACTAAGTGGATGCGAGGCAAGAATAAGGACGGCAAGTTCCAGTCGCCATTTAATCCGCTGAAATGGGGCGATGCGTTTACCGAAGGGAACAGCTTGCACTACACGTGGTCGGTATTTCAGGATATTGAAGGACTTATACAGCTAATGGGAGGCAAAGAGGCTTTTGAAAAGAAGATAGATGAAGTGTTTGAGATGCCTCCGCTGTTTGACGATTCGTACTACGGTTTTACCATACACGAAATACGCGAGATGCAACTCATAAATATGGGGAACTACGCGCACGGCAATCAGCCCATACAGCACCTTATCTACTTGTATAATTACGCTGGTAAACCCCAAAAAGCACAAGCTAAACTACGGGAAGTGATGGAGAAACTCTATACCCCTACGCCCGACGGTTATTGCGGTGATGAGGATAACGGACAGACCTCGGCTTGGTATGTGTTTTCAGCCTTAGGCTTTTACCCTGTTACCCCTGCCAGTGATAACTACATACTCGGTAACCCACTGTTTAAAACGGTGAGCTTGCAACTGCCTGAGGGCAAGAAGTTTTTAATAAAGAGTGTGGCACGCAATTCGGATAACAACTTAGTAGAGTACGTACAACTGAACGGTAAGAAAATAGAAGGTTTTGAAGTGCCGTTTGGCGCATTTAGAGAGAATGGAACTTTGACGTTTTTCAGGTAA
- a CDS encoding lysophospholipid acyltransferase family protein, whose product MNLLIYIIAYPIVWGISRLPFWLLYRVSDFFYFILYTLLKYRVKVVRKNLHTAFPFKTEAELRTIERKFYHHFCDILLEMVKSYGMSEKEMKKRMVYPNLEVLKKYEEEERNILIMCSHYASYEWLLSLAYFLEHKSYALYTPLSNKYFDRLLQKIRMKHHSYLLPRYTAHREMKKHKDAHEVYCYGFASDQIPNNKKNYRRPFLGLNVPVFTGAERLGKALNTVIVFAKIEKVKRGYYQTTFEVLAENPTEYVDFQITDMFFERINRQIYDKPEFYLWTHNRFKRMQ is encoded by the coding sequence ATGAATTTATTAATTTATATTATTGCTTATCCTATTGTTTGGGGGATTTCGCGATTGCCTTTTTGGCTTCTTTACAGAGTATCGGATTTCTTTTATTTTATACTTTATACTCTATTGAAATACAGGGTGAAAGTGGTACGCAAGAACCTCCATACGGCTTTTCCTTTTAAAACAGAAGCGGAACTTAGAACGATAGAACGCAAATTTTACCATCACTTTTGTGATATTTTATTAGAAATGGTGAAATCATACGGAATGAGTGAAAAAGAGATGAAGAAGCGTATGGTGTATCCTAATCTTGAGGTGCTCAAAAAGTATGAAGAAGAGGAGCGTAATATCCTCATTATGTGCAGTCATTATGCGAGTTATGAGTGGTTGTTGTCTTTGGCTTATTTTCTTGAACACAAGTCGTATGCGCTTTATACTCCGCTGAGCAATAAGTATTTTGACAGGTTGTTACAAAAAATACGAATGAAACACCACAGTTACCTTTTGCCTCGCTATACGGCGCATAGAGAAATGAAAAAACACAAAGATGCGCACGAGGTATATTGCTATGGTTTTGCTTCTGACCAGATTCCTAATAATAAGAAGAACTATCGGCGTCCGTTTTTGGGGCTTAATGTGCCTGTATTTACAGGGGCGGAACGCTTGGGAAAGGCACTCAATACGGTGATTGTATTTGCTAAAATAGAAAAAGTAAAGCGCGGTTATTACCAAACTACCTTTGAAGTATTGGCGGAAAATCCTACTGAATACGTGGATTTTCAGATTACGGATATGTTTTTTGAACGTATCAACAGGCAGATTTACGACAAACCAGAGTTTTACTTGTGGACGCATAATAGGTTTAAGAGAATGCAATAA
- a CDS encoding DUF4476 domain-containing protein, with the protein MKKLLLLCLGVLTSVSWAQEVGSAGRLLQNEYRQNKQARAVIGRGGISVNIDWEYDYNGGYAEVFIRIPERDRFTVSIGDQEITSTTGMYRFFDVTANPQPLSIWQGRTLIYRVTINPRNNTRMIMDFFSREGLYLLDEISLNNNQPSYHGRQWNDVWNRSYGGGYGGAPMMRQGDFNNFFKMYKNESFDKDKLAFFRAQKNIVSFTTEQIGELMEELSFDDNKLIIAQEAYPNVVDPQNYYQLQAKFTFSSGKKKLSEFLQSVRR; encoded by the coding sequence ATGAAAAAGTTATTATTACTTTGCTTAGGGGTTTTAACCTCAGTAAGCTGGGCGCAAGAAGTAGGCTCAGCAGGTCGTTTGTTACAAAACGAATACCGTCAAAACAAACAAGCGCGCGCTGTCATTGGGCGGGGTGGTATCTCAGTAAATATCGATTGGGAATACGACTATAACGGCGGTTATGCCGAAGTCTTTATCCGTATTCCTGAACGCGACCGCTTTACAGTGAGTATAGGCGACCAAGAAATCACTAGTACTACCGGTATGTATCGCTTCTTCGACGTAACAGCTAACCCTCAACCACTCAGCATCTGGCAAGGACGTACGCTCATTTATCGAGTAACTATCAATCCCCGTAACAACACCCGTATGATAATGGACTTTTTTTCACGCGAAGGACTCTATTTGTTAGACGAAATTAGCTTGAACAACAATCAGCCCTCCTATCACGGTCGTCAATGGAATGATGTGTGGAATCGCTCATACGGTGGAGGCTATGGAGGTGCTCCTATGATGCGTCAAGGTGATTTTAATAACTTCTTTAAGATGTACAAGAACGAAAGTTTCGATAAAGACAAGCTAGCTTTCTTCCGTGCCCAAAAGAATATCGTATCGTTTACCACTGAGCAAATAGGCGAACTGATGGAAGAACTTTCTTTTGACGATAATAAACTCATCATCGCACAAGAAGCCTATCCTAATGTAGTCGACCCTCAAAACTATTACCAGTTGCAAGCTAAATTCACCTTCTCATCTGGTAAAAAGAAACTATCAGAGTTCCTACAATCAGTGCGCAGATAA
- the trxA gene encoding thioredoxin — MALEITDGNFEDLVLKSTQPVLVDFWAVWCGPCRMLAPVVEEISKEYEGRVVVGKVDVDNNQEFAAKYGIRNIPTVLVFQNGEVVGRQVGVAPKKTYTDALDGLLS; from the coding sequence ATGGCATTAGAAATAACAGATGGAAATTTTGAAGACTTGGTGCTTAAAAGTACCCAGCCTGTATTAGTAGACTTTTGGGCAGTGTGGTGTGGACCTTGCCGTATGCTCGCTCCCGTTGTAGAAGAAATATCTAAAGAATACGAAGGTAGAGTAGTAGTAGGCAAAGTAGATGTGGATAACAACCAAGAATTTGCTGCTAAATATGGCATTCGCAATATCCCTACCGTATTGGTATTCCAAAATGGAGAGGTAGTAGGTCGCCAAGTGGGAGTAGCTCCTAAAAAGACTTACACCGATGCATTAGACGGATTATTGTCTTAA
- a CDS encoding HIT family protein, which produces MSIFTKIINGEIPCYKVAEDDEFIAFFDINPNAKGHTLCVPKQEISYIFDMDDDHYLRLMAFSKRVAKALEKVVPCERIGVAVVGLEVPHVHVHLIPISEMKEMTFQHKVKLTDEEFKALAQKVREAF; this is translated from the coding sequence ATGAGTATTTTTACAAAAATTATCAATGGGGAAATTCCTTGCTACAAAGTAGCGGAAGACGATGAGTTTATCGCTTTTTTCGATATTAACCCTAATGCCAAAGGGCATACCCTCTGCGTGCCTAAACAAGAAATCAGCTATATTTTTGATATGGATGACGACCATTATCTGCGCTTGATGGCTTTCTCAAAACGTGTAGCCAAAGCTCTTGAAAAGGTAGTACCTTGCGAGCGTATAGGCGTAGCAGTTGTAGGTCTTGAAGTGCCTCACGTACACGTACACCTCATTCCTATCAGCGAGATGAAGGAAATGACCTTCCAACACAAAGTAAAACTTACTGATGAAGAGTTTAAAGCGCTTGCGCAGAAAGTAAGAGAAGCGTTTTAG
- the greA gene encoding transcription elongation factor GreA — MKKVSYYTAEGLKKLRDELNQLKDVERPRASQAIAEARDKGDLSENAEYDAAKEAQGLLEMKIAKLEELVANARIIDESQLDVSKVLVLSTVKLKNLANKMEITYTLVAESEADLKAGKISVSSPIGKGLLGKSVGEIAEIKVPNGTLKLEILEISR; from the coding sequence ATGAAGAAAGTATCATATTACACTGCTGAAGGGCTGAAAAAGCTTCGTGATGAGCTCAATCAGCTGAAAGATGTGGAGCGCCCTCGTGCTTCTCAAGCTATTGCTGAGGCACGTGACAAAGGAGACCTTTCAGAAAACGCTGAGTACGACGCTGCTAAAGAAGCGCAAGGTTTATTGGAAATGAAGATTGCCAAACTCGAAGAATTGGTAGCTAATGCTCGCATTATCGATGAATCACAACTTGATGTGAGCAAAGTGCTTGTGCTCTCTACCGTAAAGTTGAAAAATCTGGCTAACAAGATGGAGATTACTTATACCCTTGTAGCAGAAAGTGAAGCCGACCTAAAAGCAGGGAAAATATCGGTAAGTTCGCCTATTGGCAAAGGGCTCTTGGGCAAATCAGTAGGTGAAATAGCTGAGATTAAGGTACCTAATGGCACTCTTAAATTGGAGATTTTAGAAATCTCAAGATAG
- a CDS encoding lytic transglycosylase domain-containing protein has product MTLKKYTLGTLFCFLIGSLSVEAQSSFSKDTINQTIANNKREALRKLNDNPKARKYDEKWLKELSNSDLFEQMSEDIATTPTDVTYDELPTEVLKKRLEKLNQKTPFNVEYNPILEQVIKSFLKNRRSSLERLMTLSDYYFPMFEQEMSNQKIPLEMKYLAIIESALNPKARSRAGATGLWQFMYSTGKGYGLEVNNYVDERSDPIRSTKAAAKYLNELYKIFGDWDLTLAAYNSGPGNVTKAIRRSNGKTNYWNLRPYLPRETAGYVPAFLATLYIFEYAKEHGFKPQKRANHVFETDTIRVKQAISFKDISDITGMDVKDIQFFNPSYQLDVVPYVEGRNYAVRLPISEIGKFVANEEAIYAYLNEEKANREQPLPQVVKGDQYAGGRSSKKTVYTVKKGDNLGKIATRHGVTVSNLKRWNRIKGSNIRVGQRLSIYR; this is encoded by the coding sequence ATGACACTTAAAAAATATACATTGGGAACTCTTTTTTGTTTTTTAATCGGTAGTTTATCCGTTGAAGCACAGAGCTCGTTCTCCAAAGATACCATCAATCAAACTATTGCTAACAACAAACGCGAAGCTCTTCGCAAACTAAACGACAACCCTAAGGCAAGAAAATACGATGAAAAATGGCTAAAAGAACTCTCTAATTCCGATTTATTCGAGCAAATGAGTGAAGATATCGCTACTACCCCCACCGATGTAACCTACGACGAACTTCCCACTGAAGTCCTCAAAAAACGATTAGAGAAACTTAACCAGAAAACTCCTTTCAATGTAGAATATAATCCTATCTTGGAACAGGTAATCAAGTCGTTTCTCAAAAATCGCCGTTCTTCTTTAGAGCGCCTAATGACCCTTAGTGATTATTATTTCCCGATGTTTGAACAAGAGATGAGTAATCAAAAGATTCCTTTAGAGATGAAGTATTTAGCCATTATCGAGTCGGCTCTAAACCCTAAAGCTCGTTCGCGTGCAGGGGCTACAGGCTTATGGCAGTTTATGTACAGTACAGGTAAAGGTTATGGCTTAGAAGTAAATAATTATGTTGATGAGCGTAGCGACCCCATTCGCTCTACCAAAGCAGCTGCAAAATACCTAAATGAACTCTATAAAATATTTGGTGACTGGGATTTAACACTCGCCGCTTACAATTCAGGACCCGGTAATGTAACCAAAGCCATTCGCCGTTCCAATGGCAAGACTAACTATTGGAATTTGCGCCCTTATCTTCCCAGAGAAACCGCTGGATATGTACCGGCTTTCTTGGCAACTCTCTATATTTTTGAATATGCCAAAGAACACGGCTTCAAGCCTCAAAAGCGCGCTAATCACGTTTTTGAAACCGATACTATCCGCGTAAAGCAAGCTATATCTTTTAAAGACATTTCCGATATTACAGGTATGGACGTAAAAGATATTCAGTTTTTTAACCCTTCCTATCAATTAGATGTTGTCCCTTATGTTGAAGGTCGTAACTACGCCGTGCGCTTACCTATTTCCGAGATAGGTAAGTTTGTAGCCAACGAAGAGGCTATCTATGCTTATCTAAATGAAGAAAAAGCAAACCGTGAGCAACCTCTCCCTCAAGTGGTAAAAGGCGACCAATATGCAGGAGGCAGATCTTCTAAGAAAACAGTCTACACGGTAAAGAAAGGAGATAATTTAGGAAAGATTGCTACACGGCACGGAGTAACAGTTTCTAATCTCAAACGCTGGAACCGTATCAAGGGCAGTAATATTCGTGTAGGACAACGGCTCTCTATCTATAGGTAA
- a CDS encoding geranylgeranylglycerol-phosphate geranylgeranyltransferase: MRRTTLLKLIGIFSVVRGYNIMIVCLAQYLAAIFVLSHKPWREVIFDDSLLMLVIAGALAIAGGYIINGFYDKEKDLINKPNKTMIDHLVSQNTKLTLYFLLNFLSVIVASYVSFRAVIFFSGYIFTMWLYSHRIKKLLFFGNLTSAVLAIIPFFAIFVYYRNFEAIIFVHALLIFLLILIKEFIKDLQNIKGDLAHNYATIPVVYGESFSKKLITLSVVLCALPIYVLLNYFSIGNLTYFLWFMLIYLCIFVCLLWRSKDQKHYALLHNMLKLILVAGIFSVALTVK; this comes from the coding sequence ATGAGGAGAACTACCTTATTAAAGCTCATCGGAATTTTTTCGGTTGTACGAGGTTATAATATAATGATAGTATGCCTCGCCCAATATTTAGCTGCTATCTTTGTGCTTTCGCATAAACCTTGGCGTGAGGTAATTTTTGACGATTCTTTACTGATGCTTGTCATTGCAGGAGCCTTGGCTATCGCAGGAGGCTATATTATCAATGGTTTTTACGACAAAGAAAAAGACCTTATCAATAAGCCCAACAAAACAATGATAGACCATCTGGTAAGTCAAAATACTAAACTCACTCTTTACTTTTTGCTTAACTTCCTTTCAGTAATTGTAGCCAGTTATGTATCCTTCAGAGCAGTGATTTTCTTCTCAGGATATATTTTCACAATGTGGCTCTATTCTCACCGTATCAAGAAGTTATTATTTTTTGGCAACCTCACTTCGGCAGTACTGGCTATTATACCCTTCTTTGCCATCTTTGTATATTACCGCAACTTCGAGGCGATAATTTTCGTACACGCCCTACTCATCTTTCTGCTTATCCTTATCAAGGAGTTTATTAAAGATTTACAAAATATCAAAGGAGATTTGGCTCATAACTACGCTACTATACCCGTAGTATATGGAGAGTCCTTCTCCAAAAAGCTCATTACCCTAAGCGTCGTGTTGTGTGCCTTACCTATTTACGTATTGCTCAATTATTTTTCGATAGGAAATTTAACCTATTTTCTATGGTTTATGCTTATATATTTATGTATTTTTGTATGTCTTCTTTGGCGAAGTAAAGACCAAAAACATTATGCATTGCTCCACAATATGCTTAAATTGATATTAGTAGCAGGCATATTCAGCGTAGCACTTACTGTAAAATAA
- a CDS encoding tetratricopeptide repeat protein: MKNLFLAISVFLVTLSYGQDANVKKLIKLAEKGDVQAQTELADAYFKGKGVRRSYQEAVVWLEKVAETGDLNAQYQLAQCYFNGKGVSKSPQKGVEWLTKVADAGNPEAQRELALCYRDGKGVEQSKEKYYALIEKHAEKENPEVQLDLAKAYHSGEGVTKDVNKAKYWAEQASKNGNSEAELLLASWTYEVNASNPEAIKRLTQVANKGNTEAQRMLADAYLEGKGVEKSEAKAIEMLEKAAKGGDAEAMYQLGNFYFYGNSPLIGKYYKKAINYYTQAANKGNAAAQAQLALCFYNGIGTNASPKDAFSWILKSVNTNPTPKAQNNLGVCYAVGIGAHPSNAQALEFFQKAAEAGDVTAQYNLGNMLLQEGQLDVKKGFDYLEKAAAANHLLALKKLGDLYFNGKYTNQSFERAFEYYTKASKQTPTPQKEMLDYFYQGQEEAYADVLYNLSQCYAEGKGVKKSMREASKWAVKAAGLSNKYAFDWLNKIVEKNDPKESPEVILAVADGYFYAKGTNKQNDKAFPLYEKLAKQQDNTTAQKRLMEYYFEVKNPDKNDEKAVYWAERVAKKGDASTQFSLGKYYMTMVPDVKPQPATPAPKPTPKKPAATATPTVAVTSSHNIEPNSPEAEARAELLRRQRGGKNVTPAKQQYAVRASTRPAVAQNAPKTPMKHLDETKGVHWLAKAAEQNNVEALNELGSYYFEKQNFGQALANFQKSAQRDYAQGQYNLANCYYNGNGIDRSYEKAANYYKLSARKDYAPAQFRLGHCYYHGEGIEQSDSRAADWFEQACDNGEKKACDMLKVVTAKK, translated from the coding sequence ATGAAAAACTTGTTTTTAGCAATCTCTGTTTTTCTTGTTACGTTATCGTATGGGCAAGATGCGAATGTAAAAAAACTCATCAAACTTGCCGAGAAGGGAGATGTACAAGCACAAACTGAATTAGCCGATGCTTATTTTAAAGGAAAGGGCGTAAGACGCTCTTATCAGGAAGCCGTAGTATGGCTTGAAAAAGTAGCCGAGACAGGCGATTTGAATGCACAATACCAGTTGGCACAATGCTATTTTAACGGTAAAGGCGTATCAAAATCACCACAAAAAGGAGTGGAATGGCTCACCAAAGTAGCCGATGCGGGCAACCCCGAAGCGCAACGTGAGTTGGCACTATGCTACCGCGATGGCAAAGGCGTAGAGCAATCGAAAGAGAAGTATTACGCACTTATAGAGAAGCACGCTGAGAAAGAGAATCCTGAAGTGCAGTTAGACCTTGCTAAGGCGTACCACTCAGGAGAAGGGGTTACTAAAGATGTGAATAAGGCTAAGTATTGGGCAGAACAAGCCTCAAAGAACGGTAACTCGGAAGCGGAATTGCTATTAGCTTCTTGGACATATGAAGTCAATGCATCAAACCCAGAAGCTATAAAGCGTTTAACCCAAGTGGCAAATAAAGGCAATACCGAAGCGCAAAGAATGCTTGCCGATGCTTACTTAGAAGGTAAAGGCGTAGAAAAATCGGAAGCTAAAGCTATTGAAATGCTTGAAAAAGCAGCCAAAGGAGGCGATGCTGAAGCAATGTACCAATTAGGAAACTTTTACTTCTATGGCAACAGTCCGCTTATAGGGAAATACTACAAGAAAGCAATTAATTACTATACCCAAGCCGCTAACAAAGGCAATGCAGCAGCGCAAGCACAGTTGGCACTTTGCTTCTACAATGGTATAGGCACCAATGCTTCCCCGAAAGATGCTTTCAGTTGGATACTCAAATCAGTAAATACCAATCCTACTCCTAAAGCACAAAATAACTTAGGGGTATGTTATGCAGTGGGGATAGGAGCACACCCCTCAAACGCACAAGCCTTAGAGTTCTTCCAAAAAGCTGCTGAAGCAGGTGATGTAACAGCGCAATACAACTTAGGAAATATGCTTTTGCAAGAGGGACAGTTAGACGTTAAAAAAGGCTTTGACTACCTCGAGAAAGCAGCTGCGGCTAATCATCTTTTAGCGCTTAAGAAATTAGGTGATTTATACTTCAACGGGAAATACACCAATCAATCGTTTGAACGAGCCTTTGAATATTATACTAAGGCTTCTAAACAAACACCTACTCCACAAAAGGAAATGTTAGACTACTTCTACCAAGGGCAAGAAGAAGCGTATGCCGATGTGTTATACAATCTTTCACAATGCTATGCCGAAGGTAAAGGAGTAAAGAAATCGATGAGAGAAGCCAGCAAGTGGGCAGTAAAAGCTGCTGGGCTTTCTAATAAATACGCTTTTGATTGGCTTAATAAAATAGTTGAAAAGAATGACCCAAAAGAGAGTCCGGAAGTGATATTGGCAGTAGCTGATGGTTATTTCTATGCTAAAGGGACAAATAAACAAAATGATAAAGCCTTTCCACTCTATGAAAAATTAGCCAAACAACAAGATAATACCACTGCACAAAAACGTTTGATGGAGTATTATTTTGAAGTAAAGAATCCAGATAAGAACGATGAGAAAGCAGTTTATTGGGCAGAGAGAGTGGCTAAGAAAGGAGATGCTTCTACTCAATTCAGCTTAGGAAAATACTATATGACAATGGTACCCGATGTGAAGCCACAACCGGCAACTCCCGCTCCTAAGCCAACCCCTAAAAAGCCAGCTGCTACCGCTACGCCTACTGTTGCTGTTACCTCATCACACAATATAGAGCCTAATAGTCCTGAAGCCGAAGCACGTGCTGAGTTACTTCGCAGACAAAGAGGAGGCAAGAATGTTACCCCAGCTAAACAACAATATGCTGTGAGAGCAAGTACACGACCTGCTGTAGCACAAAACGCTCCGAAAACACCTATGAAACACCTCGATGAAACCAAGGGGGTACATTGGCTTGCTAAAGCAGCTGAACAAAACAATGTGGAAGCGCTTAATGAGTTAGGCTCTTATTATTTTGAGAAGCAAAACTTTGGTCAGGCATTGGCTAACTTCCAAAAGTCGGCACAACGTGATTACGCTCAAGGACAATACAACTTAGCTAACTGTTATTACAATGGGAATGGTATAGACCGTTCGTATGAGAAAGCCGCTAATTACTACAAATTATCTGCACGTAAGGATTATGCTCCTGCGCAATTCCGTTTAGGGCATTGCTATTATCACGGTGAAGGCATAGAACAATCGGATAGTAGGGCTGCCGATTGGTTTGAACAAGCTTGCGATAACGGTGAGAAGAAAGCTTGCGATATGCTAAAAGTAGTTACCGCTAAAAAGTAA
- a CDS encoding DUF3108 domain-containing protein — protein MKHLSIVIIFFSLLVSPIVGAQTAELPFKGGEWLRFKVKYGVFNASIATMAVNEEMYNGEKVFHAVGKGATTGLARIFFKVDDTYESYFGITDGKPRLFIRNIYEGGYTKYLKMYFNHTSNKVKINNVENGNITEINFQPGLQDVISAFYALRHHPNIENMKVGGQISMDMIFDDDEVYKFKLKLLGREKVKTHFGTVNTLKFCPLVQDGRVFKEEESITMWITDDKNKVPVKLKASLRVGSLVAELDGFNNLKNDTNLKKKK, from the coding sequence ATGAAACATTTAAGTATTGTTATTATCTTTTTTTCGTTATTAGTAAGCCCCATAGTAGGGGCTCAAACTGCTGAATTACCTTTCAAAGGAGGAGAATGGTTGCGTTTTAAAGTAAAATATGGTGTATTTAACGCCAGCATTGCTACAATGGCAGTTAATGAGGAGATGTATAACGGCGAAAAGGTGTTTCACGCAGTGGGTAAAGGTGCCACTACTGGTTTGGCACGTATATTTTTCAAAGTAGATGATACTTATGAGAGTTATTTTGGCATAACAGATGGCAAACCACGACTTTTTATAAGAAATATTTACGAAGGAGGATACACTAAATACCTCAAAATGTATTTTAATCATACCAGCAATAAGGTAAAAATAAATAATGTAGAAAACGGTAATATTACCGAAATAAACTTTCAGCCAGGTTTACAAGATGTAATATCAGCGTTCTACGCACTTCGTCATCACCCTAATATCGAAAATATGAAAGTAGGGGGGCAGATATCTATGGATATGATTTTTGATGATGACGAGGTATACAAGTTCAAACTAAAACTATTAGGTCGCGAAAAAGTAAAGACACATTTTGGTACGGTTAATACCTTAAAGTTCTGTCCGTTAGTACAAGATGGGCGCGTGTTTAAGGAAGAAGAAAGCATCACGATGTGGATTACCGACGACAAGAATAAAGTGCCTGTGAAGCTAAAAGCCTCGTTGCGTGTAGGTTCGTTGGTAGCTGAGCTTGATGGCTTTAATAATCTTAAAAATGACACAAATTTGAAAAAAAAGAAATAA